A single Pseudomonadota bacterium DNA region contains:
- a CDS encoding 4Fe-4S binding protein has protein sequence MDTRIYVLRFTKENADRPIICQLVKKYDIEFNILKAAVLVQQEGLMVLELSGSKANVNKGLAYLKKQGVDVQRIAASIRRDDAKCFQCGACTGICPTGALHLVRPEMAVNFDVDKCSGCGLCVPVCPVRAMEVGLNGTLAKAELQDLHHPPPAE, from the coding sequence ATGGATACCCGTATTTATGTGCTTCGTTTCACCAAGGAAAATGCCGACAGGCCGATAATCTGTCAGCTGGTCAAGAAATACGATATTGAGTTCAATATTCTCAAGGCCGCGGTGCTTGTGCAGCAGGAAGGGTTGATGGTCCTTGAACTCTCGGGTTCCAAAGCAAATGTCAACAAAGGCCTTGCGTATTTGAAAAAACAGGGCGTGGATGTCCAGAGGATTGCCGCAAGTATTCGTCGTGATGATGCAAAATGTTTTCAGTGCGGCGCATGCACGGGCATCTGCCCCACCGGCGCTTTGCATTTAGTACGCCCTGAAATGGCGGTGAATTTTGATGTAGATAAATGCAGCGGCTGCGGATTATGTGTGCCGGTCTGTCCGGTGCGGGCCATGGAAGTCGGCCTTAACGGCACCCTTGCAAAAGCGGAACTCCAGGACCTGCATCATCCGCCACCTGCGGAATAG